AGACGCTCGAAGCGGCGCTGGCCGATGACGAGCTCAAGTCTTCGCTGGGTGAAGGCCGCGTGGCACTATACCGTGCCTTCAACAAGATCTGGTCCAGCGCATCGGTCGAAACCGACATCGACACGGCTGGTACCGGCGGGGCGACTGGCGACCACGAAGTCGCGGCGCATGAAAGGCTCGCCTCGGTCACGCCGTTGAACCGCCAGGCCCTGCTGCTGACCACTCTGGAAGATTTTTCTATCGAGGAAGCCGCGCAGGTGATGGACCTGAGCGAGGAAGAGGTCGAGACGATGGTGCAGGACGCGGTTGCCGAAATCGACCGGGAATCGAGCACCAACGTCCTCATTATCGAAGACGAACCGCTTATCTCCATGCAGCTCGAAGACCTCGTGCGGGGCCTCGGTCACGACATCTGCGGCACTGCGGCGACGCGCACGCAGGCTCAGGAAGTCGTGGCGAAGGAAACTCCCGGTCTTGTCCTTGCGGACATCCAGTTGGCCGACGGTTCCAGCGGCCTCGACGCGGTCGATGACATCCTGGCCATCAGCAATGTACCGGTGATCTTCATCACGGCCTATCCGGAGCGCCTGCTTACCGGCGATCGCCCCGAGCCGACCTATCTGGTCACGAAACCGTTTCAGGAAGCCACGGTTCGCGCCGCCATCAGCCAGGCGCTGTTCTTCAATTCGAGCAAGCCACTCGACTGACCGGCCAACGCTTCGTATTCAACCCAAAAGCCCGCCGGACGTGGATACGTCCGGCGGGCTTTTTGTATGAGCAGGACCGAAGGATGGACCGACCCTAAACCTAGTCCTTCTTTCGGCCCGACAATATTTCGTCGACGACCTCGTGCGCGCGCGTATCCGCGCTATTCTTCCCACGCGCCCGCATTGCGAAGGCGGACAGTTTGCGTACCGGCACGTGCAATTGGCAACGCACCCCCTCGGGGTGGAATTCCAGCTTCACCGGATGCTTGAGTTCGTGGGCCACGATCTTTTCGATGAGTTCGGTCCCGAAGCCGCGCTTGCGATCCTGAGATACGGGTGGCCCTCCGGTCTCTACCCAGTCGATCCGGGCGAGCTTGTCCTCGACAAGCGACCACGTGACGGAGACATCCCCGCCAGGCTGGCTGAGCGCGCCGTATTTCGACGCATTGGTCGCCAGTTCATGGATGGCCAGACCAAAGGATAGCGCATCGTTTGGTGCCAGTTCCACGTCGGGACCTTCGAGATAGAGCCCGACCTCGTCCGAATCCGCATATGGCGCCATTTCGGTCTGGACCACGTCGCAGATGGGGGTCGTGCCCCATTGCGACTTCGTCAGGAGGTCGTGCGTGGCCGACAGCGCCCGGATACGTCCGTCGAGGCCGTCGGCGAAATCTTCCAGGTCGGTGGCCCGGCGGCGGGTCAGCGAAACGATCGACAGAACGTTCGCCAGCGTATTCTTCACCCGGTGGTTCAGCTCCCGGGTCAGGGAATTGCGGATCGAATTCTGCTCGGCGAAATAATCCAGGGATGCCTGGTCCTCATGTGCCTGCTGGGTCAACAGGCGGGCGACCAGCATCGAAAGGCTGGCAACCGACAGTCCGAACAGGAAAGTCAGCATCGAGAGAAGAGACAGGGAATTGCCCCGGGTCGATTCCACTTGCAGCGTCATCGGCCGGTTGGCGAGGCGAAACTCGCGCGTTGCAAACCATCCGGTCGACTTTTCCGGCGAGAGGGATGCCAGCAAGTTCTGCGG
This is a stretch of genomic DNA from Erythrobacteraceae bacterium WH01K. It encodes these proteins:
- a CDS encoding response regulator, with protein sequence MSLGENVAANLPYLRRYARALTGAQSTGDAFVRQTLEAALADDELKSSLGEGRVALYRAFNKIWSSASVETDIDTAGTGGATGDHEVAAHERLASVTPLNRQALLLTTLEDFSIEEAAQVMDLSEEEVETMVQDAVAEIDRESSTNVLIIEDEPLISMQLEDLVRGLGHDICGTAATRTQAQEVVAKETPGLVLADIQLADGSSGLDAVDDILAISNVPVIFITAYPERLLTGDRPEPTYLVTKPFQEATVRAAISQALFFNSSKPLD
- a CDS encoding CHASE domain-containing protein, which encodes MVQYPRALPVAIFLLILAITAVSVWAIERGDRASERARLARSAEAISSALDRRGNTTTSYLRAGAALFSTVEGVPAPLFRRFVAELRLDADYRGAEGIGWAQRVDAGNVGEFEERLRAEQPGFRGVTPYPLQNPDNIVAVTYLQPDTQRNRRALGYDMWSEPVRRVAMQEALRNVRPTASGKVVLKQEGGGDGPGFLVYMPVFEAGSRDLKGFIYSPFSAQDFLQSVASSEGIDGRGVQLFDGNPEPQNLLASLSPEKSTGWFATREFRLANRPMTLQVESTRGNSLSLLSMLTFLFGLSVASLSMLVARLLTQQAHEDQASLDYFAEQNSIRNSLTRELNHRVKNTLANVLSIVSLTRRRATDLEDFADGLDGRIRALSATHDLLTKSQWGTTPICDVVQTEMAPYADSDEVGLYLEGPDVELAPNDALSFGLAIHELATNASKYGALSQPGGDVSVTWSLVEDKLARIDWVETGGPPVSQDRKRGFGTELIEKIVAHELKHPVKLEFHPEGVRCQLHVPVRKLSAFAMRARGKNSADTRAHEVVDEILSGRKKD